The Strix uralensis isolate ZFMK-TIS-50842 chromosome 4, bStrUra1, whole genome shotgun sequence genomic interval AACCAGCTACATAAAGGCATTCTCTTTTCTATATCTATCACTGCAGAGCAGAACTGTGCCTGCTGGGCGAGGGGAGGACCAATTCCTAGTTGTCTTCTTGTAGATGGAGCAATGGGAGAGACTTGGGGGATTCAGGGCTAATTTTAGTAGCTATTTTCCACCACTTCCATTTATTGTGAGCGTGCCTagtagtcaaaaaaaaaaaaatgattatgAGACATACAGCTGGGGAAGGCAAGCCAACACGTAACACGTGACATTAGGGAAGTAAACAGGCTGTCATCGTGTttccttagcttttttttttttaaaggtatgttaAGAATCTACAGTTAAAAGGTTATCTTGCTCTTTCACCCTAAGCCACAGTAAGTACTCCTGTTTTATAGAGCTCTCCGCAAAGTTGTTAAGGTAAACACCCTTCAGGTGCTTCCTCATTGCTTGAAAAGAGCCCTCACAATTTATTCATATCTGATCAAGTCTCTGGGCAGGAAAGATcctcccctctgcccttccccttTTTGCCAACAGGAAAAGCTCTGCATCAGTGCACAGCCAGACACCTGGGATTCACACAGAGCAGCTCCTTTTTCCTTTAGCAGGAACACAGACAGTTACTCAAAGTAACTCTCAAAATGCTGTTCACAGAGAGGCAGTTTCAGCCAACGGTAAAAATATACAAACCCTGCACTTCTACAAAAAGTTGTATGTATCATAGTATTGTAATCACATAAAATCTGAAGAACATACAGGCCACAGAACACATCCACATGCGATGCCTCCGTACAGTAGGTTGCTGCTCACTTACCATCCAAGTTAATCAGCGGTTCTGCATTTTTTGCAGTATTGTCAGTATTTTTAGCACCATCAGGGGTAGAATCCTTATACTTATCAGCTGTTAAATTAAGAAGCAAACATGAACACCATTAGAGCTAACGACAAAAGGTTTAGAACCAAGCTGTAGTTTGTGATAGCTGTATTTTGGGGGTGTGGTAATTGCCCAAGAGCCTTCTGGGCTCACCCAGAGATGTTTTGGGGCTCCCTACTAAGGTGCCCAAAGGCTGCCATTCTAGTGAGCTACCCTACCAGCTCCCATCTGCAGAGAGCTTATGTGCTACCCAAGAGCAGCATCAGAGCATGCTCCACACTTATGTAGGGCATTATGCTCTCGATTAAAGCTCTTCCTACAGTCTTCATCCCAGAAGGCTGAACAAGCTGCACCTTACAGCTCTACCACTTTTAAAACCCATCGGTTCAACTAGCATTGGCGCCCTGCCTCAATGCACAGCGTGTGTAGGGCTCAAGAACTACAGACTGGTTCTGACCAGCGAGTAAAACATTTCCAGGGAAGATTTTGTTTTATAGACTGCAGCATCCATCTCCAACCCACACAGGGGGTTTTCAAGCCTTTTGAGGATGGGACCTCCTGGCTCCTCCATCTTCACATGACCCTGAGTCACAGGCAGCTCACTTTCTCCATCATGAGGGACTGAGAACCAGCTCTACAGATTGCAGGTATTTATATCCTGTCCCTATCTtgggcagagctcagccctgcaggaATTCAAGGTAATGGAAAACACTACTTTGGCCATTATTATGTTTGCCACCAGTAATTACATTTGTATCTGCACTCTCGTTATACGGAACAGAAACTGCTGCTGACTGCTGAGATTTAACTCAAGTTTTTCATAACCTTGCCCTAGTTCCCAAGGGTTCAGGATCTACTCCCTGTAAAACAAGGGTCTAAGAATAGCTTATTTGAATAAATATAGTTctaaagaaaatgcatttaatacACTTTAGAGTAAGTTCTCATAAAGGCAATCCCACAGGGAGAGGggtataaatatatacaatgGGTTTTGCTAtaaccagaaataaaataataaatgcaagatTGCTACTGCACTGTCCCGTGGGAGCTGAAGAGAAACAGTTCACATCTGAATACGGTGCAAAACCAAGCAGAtgaagttatatttttttaacaatatatatttttgacATTGTCTTATTTTGACAAATACTtcataaaattaaatagaaaaccACATTTCCCTACCATTTTGAAATGTTAAATTCACTCATACCATTATCTCCATACTCGAGCCTGACCGCTAAGCCGAGAAGCCAGTCCACTGTTTCTTGTCGTTCTTGTATTTTGAAAGGACAGTTCACATCTTTCATATACTGAGgagcagaaagaggagaaaacatAAATCTTACGACCTGTATGAATTTAGCTAGGAGCACAGAACTGTTTTGTAATCAGCCACGTTCCCACAGACCTTACAGTTGTTAGAAGATAGTTATTAACAAGAAGCATCATTTTGAAATGTTCTGCTGTGGCATCTGATCCATCTGAGACATTTTAGAGTGCTCTAACTCCACTGCTAACTCAAGCCTGACATTTAGTAAAGGCACCTGCTTTCTAATGAGCGCTATTCATGTTATTGTCAGACTGCAACCAGAGAAATCAAAATACCCCCTTCTTTGCTGTCTGTTCATGTTACACAGCAAGTGGAGgcaagggaaaggggaaggacaGAGAACAAGTTACAGCAAAAACCTCCCATCTAAAGCAGGAAGGAGGAATGATGCTACCTAAGGCTTTCACAATACCGATATCAGAGGACTCTGAGTGGCAGCAGGaatcatttttccctttcttagtGATTGTGTACAAGAAGAGAGGACAAAATGTGGCTGGGATGCTGCCTCTGAAGCCAGAAGATAGGACCAAGCCCAGCCTTGATGCCAAAACTCCCAAGTCCAGGATGTAGTGACATTCCACTGTGCCCCTTTGCTGGAGAGAGAGAAGTGCCACACAGCCTCTACTCCAGCAGCACGGAGGGAAAGGGCACAGGGGCTGGAGAGCACTAGCAGGCAGGGCTCTCCTGGCAGAAGGAAAGTCTGGCCAAGACAAGAAAGATACTGCTGATACCACAACGGTACCAGCTGCCAGTAATTCCACTATCACATACATTTATGTACATGATATTTGAATGCTTTACGCTCCTTTCTGCGATGCACGAGCACTGCAACTCCAGTCCTCCTGGGCAGCGAGTAAAGCAAGCGGTTCCacgggggggaaataaaaaaaaaagtgagatgaATGGACACCAAGAATTACAGAGCAGTGTTTTCAGCTCCTCGCAGGGCTGTTTGGAGAGAAAGGAAATGGGGACCAAGAGAGAAAGCTCAACAGCCCTGTGGTGACTCAGAACGCTCACAAGCACACAGGAGATCACTCACAAAACGATGGCTGCTTGCCATGCTTTGCACTCGCAGTGGAAAATCATCTATCTGAAATAACAAGAGGTGCAGAGATGAGCTGCAGTAGCTTGCCTCCACTCGCTTGCAAAGCCCAGAGTACATTAGCCTAATCCATTTTCCTTTGGGTACTTAAGAATCAGTAATgcagaaaaagctgtttatttgTAGTTAATCTTCTTTGTACTTCGAGAGCTGCATCAAATCAGGCAAAATACAGATTAGGATGGATACCCCACCTATTGCAAAAACAAAGCTAAGTGAAAATTATGTGCAAAAAGTTCTACCATCTTAACTCCTACACTTTCGCTTcaataatacatttaaattcCTAGAAATGTAAAAGTTCAGAGACAGGACAAATATTCAGTCATTTACATTCAACAACTACAAAAGCTGTTAATcatcatttacattttcatttaaaattgtgctagaaataacaaaataccTTTTCAAACGATTTGGGCCAGTCATCACTGTGTATGTTTCTTAAATTCCCTCGGTCTTCAATCTTGTAGTGTCTGATTTTCTGGTCTTCGAGCCAGACAATAAAATTTCTGAATTCTGTTTCATCTGATGGGAGAAGTAAACAAAGCAAGAATTACCCAATAGCTTAAGGGCAAAACCAAGCCCTTAAGTTTTGATCCAATTCATACAGATacttgtgatagacagtaaactgtttgttcatcaaattccattgaagatactgggagtaATAAGTAAAATAGCGTTGGGCGGCCGGGGATGGAGATGCCCCTGAGCGCTTTCATATTTTaccgtaaaaaaaaaaagttatctctTATCACTAAAATCAGGTATTCCAGGACAACCTCTGACCAAAACTCAACACTgagtgtttttcctttttcaagtcACTTCAAACTGGCTATGGTTGACTGACTACACCAAGAGGCATCAGCCAACAGATTTCTTTGGGGGGAATATAGTTGTAACTTCTTAAGCGAAGAATGAAAGGTCAAACAACGACAGAGAAATTCAGTTCCTAACTCTGTTATCTCGACAAACACGTTACAGGTAGCAGTAACCTCCCTTCTCTTCTAAAGAGCAACACACACATCTCATGACtctgcaaagacattttcttccttcGCTGTTGACGCAACTCTTCTTGGTTGTTGACCCAACATCTCATTATTTGGGAGCTGAAATTCCACAATACAGAGACTGTGGTCCAAACAAAGATATTTGTACTGGACAAAGCAATTAGCCTGCACCTGCGCTTCAGTGACAGAATTCATTTCTGGAACCAGCAGATCACAGCTCTGAGGTATCACCAGGCCCTCAAAATCCAGCTGTGATATTTTGGCTTTGGATGAGCTTTACTATCCTCCTGCATCTCAGAGGGGGGTAAGCACACCATTTTTGCCCATCAGGGACAAAAATTATATGTTTGCTTGTCAAAAAGTGTCTTCTAACTGATATAAGCGCCCTACTTTCACTGAATGTGCTTTAAGAAACAGAGACATGGTCACAACACATGCAAAGGAAAGCTTTCAGTAAGACCTTTTAAAACTTCTACACTGAcaggaatcacagaatagtttgggttggaagggaccttaacgatcatctagttccagcccccctgccaccagcagggacaccttcactagcccaggttgcccaaagccccttccaacctgggcttgAACCCTTCCAGTAACCttaaagtgataaaaaaaaagtgaaggagtGTTAACCATAAGGAACTTAAGACCCACAACAAAAGAAGACCAGTAGACAACATATTTTGGAAGAGAAGCAAGTCTACCAGAagcactgaaggaaaaacaaCCTATTACAGAGATGACCCAAAGCTTACAATTGATCACGCTGGATAAATAAACTTGTTACAGGGCCCTttgaagcaaggaaaaaagttaaGCGTTGCAAAAATCAAACACCAAAGTATTGATACGTATCGGTGTATTAGGAAATGCTCTAACCATGTTATTAGACTACTCTTATTCACCACACTGTCTCTGCCTTGCTTCATGTACAGGACACACTGGGCTCCAGGCAGGTtaaagcagcagctcagggtgTTTTCCGTGGCACGCGTGACTCCGGTCCCTCGCACCAGGTGTCGAGACCCTTCACGGGAGGAGGCCGAGGCCGGCACCGACACTGCCTACCCCGGATCGCACCTCTGCTTCTGCTCCAAGAGCCACCGAAACCGAACAACACACGCACACCCACTGCAACGCCTGCGGGTCCCGGTTTTCCTGACCTAAACTAGGGTTTTGCCCTAAATACCGTGCTGCAGCTAAAACTTTTGAGCCCATAGAGCTGCACTAAGGCTCAGAGCCCAGCAGACCCTCCCGGCCTCAACCTTCCTTCCTCGGCAGCCGCCCGCCCCTCACCCCCGCCCGGAAGACACCACAGGGGTGAGGCCGGGAGGTTTCTGAAGCGCTGAGGCCAGGGGATGACAACGGGAATGGGGCGAGttgccccggcagcccccggcctcGGAGAGGGAACcgggcggaggaggggggggggggggcagtgtcGTCGGTGCGTGAAGAGAACGGCGGGAAGGCGGGGAGGAAAGGAAGCCATAGTGCAGCGGCCCCACAGagccccgccgcagcccctcaCCCCTGCAGTTGAAGCCGGCCGGGTTGTGGTAGTCGAGCGCCGAGAGCTTGCGGCGGAACATGGCGGCGCTGCCGCCGGCGGCGCCTCCGCTGACGGCCGGGCCCAGCCGCTCGCCCCGCTCAGACCGAGCCGACAGGAAGGAACACCTCCTACCACGCTCTCTGCTCGCCTATTGGCCAGCGCGCGACGAGCGGCAGCCGCCGCTACCAATCAGAGGGCGGAAGGGACTGCCGGGAAGGGAAGCGGCCCTTCATCCAGCTTTATTGACACGACGGCGGGCGGACAGCGACAGGGGCGGGGCCTAGGGCAGGGGCGGGGCCTGTGGGTAGGCCGCAGTGGGGAGCTGAGGGGGTGCGCTGGGCtgtactggggagcactgggctgtactggggagcactggggcaACCCCAGAGCGCTGCCCAGAGCTGCACGTGGGGCCGGGGGGCCTTCTGACAGCCCATATCTGCCCCACAGCGTCCCTGGCACCACCTGAGGGGCAGAAGGGCTTTAGGGGGCTCAGCCCGGTGCCCCCCACACTGGGACGGGCACCCCCAGCTCCTGGGCACGCTCTTGGGGCCATCTCCCGGGCCCACCATGCCCCCCATGAACGGCACTGTGGGGCCTGGTGCCCCTGAGAGCGTTTCTCAGAGCTGTGGGGCATGAGGGGTCACAGGCTGGGCAGCAATGGTGGGGGCATGGACTTGCTGTCGGCTTCGGGGGGTTGGTGATTCCACCTCTATTTACTCTCTTTTTAACGCCGCACCAACGCCACTGCAGCGTGGCAGTGCAGATGCCAAGAAGTCCCTCACAAAATTAGGCAAGAGCAGAATTGACCTTTCcggaggggaaaaaaccaacccaccgCAGAAGGGGCACTTGTTTTCCCTTCTCAGTATCTATGTTGCGTTTGCTTTCCAGAGTTTAGAAACCTGGCCTTTTTTACAGTCTTCAAACCACGTGTGAATTATCCTGATTTCACACAGATTTGCCCAAGACTGGAGCTGGCTCCATTGCCCTCCTGGGAAGCAGCAAAGGGGGTTtctgggcagggacgggcaggggatGCAGCTGCCTGCCGAGCCTGAGCCCTCTCTCCTTTCTGTGCCACGTCCAGCTCGCAATTAAACCGTTTTCCATGTGAACGCTCCTGCTGCTGTTCATCAGGTTTTGGTCCCAGAGTTATTTCAGTCACCTCCGGATGGGTTATGTGTTTTACAGCCAGGAAAAGTTTCTGGTCTGGTGGCATCTTGCAAGAGGGCTCTGCACTAAGCGCCAGCCGGCAGGTGAAGGATGCCCGTTTAaggtttttttgggtggttttgccTGGAGAAGGCAACGAGCCTGGGTTGGGAGTGagattccctccctccccagctcggGTGGCACTTTGCAGACATAGTGCTGACAGCGCGACGAGCCGATGCAATATTCATCCTGACATTTCTCTCTGCGCCAGCCCTTCCCAGTGCTCCAGCTGGCAGCCGGCACAGCCACCGACTGCGGCACTGCCATGGCAGGGTGGCACGGGGCTAAGCCAAACCCCCCCCACAGCCGCCCCAAGCCCCGGGGGAAGCCAGGTGGGACAGTTCTGCCTCTCTTTCCCTTTAGGACCATTCATTTCCCATTCACCAAATTTCCTCTGGCTCGTTCCTGGAGTGGTGTAAGTAAGGGCAggggctccctgccctgcctgcagcaggcagagagcCAGCTCTGCCTCCTTCAGCTTTTGCAGGCAGAGCCCACCAGCACTTCAGCGTGTCACCAACACGTGTGCGAGCAGTGACATGCAAGTGAGCAGTAAAGGCACAAAATCTCCGGCGTGGTTAAAAGGAGCTTGGGACCATCCCCGGGGTGTGTGGCTGCCTGAGGGGACGTGCCCTCAGCCATGTGAGTGTCACACATTGTTCGCCCCAGATGGAGGTAGTGAAACCTCTGTGTAGGTGTGGGGGGAAGATACGTAGCCCGTGGCCAGCACAGTCCCATGCCAGCAGCGGGATGAGGCTCTGCACCCTTCCTCCACCTTCATCACCCTCAGGACAGCCCGTGCCCTTCCTAACCCATCCTGTTTCACCCTGGGTTTGGGGAtcttccccttccctgggggGTCCGACCCCTCCTGCAGCAACATGCTGCAAGTACCCCAGGGCAGAGCCATCCCCGGTAGCTGCAACCAGGGATTgtgcttctcctctcttcttccccctGCATCCTGCAAATCTAATGGGCTCGCATCTAATGAATGCAATTACTGCAAATGGGTTTCTTCTCATTAGCAAGCCGTACCGGGCCTCGCGCTGGCGTCAGGGCGGGCAGCAGCGTGGCATGCGGGGAGCAACATCTCGCCTCCGCTTTCCCCGGGAGCTCCACACCTCCTCCGGCTCGGCAGATGCTGCCGGCTCGGCAGTGCTGCTGCCGCTCCAGAGCTGAAGCCTGGGGATGTGAGGATGACACAGAGCAAGCCTTGGAAATGGAGGAGTGCCAGCGAGGTATGGCAACAGCTGAGCGTCGCCTGGCTTGGCACACCGAGCAGGCGAGAGGCATCGCAGGAGCGACAGTTGGCTTGCTCCTTCGCAGCGAcaccgattttttttttcttttaagctggcCCGACGGACACAGCAAGGGATGGGGAGCTGAGAGTTGAGCCTGCTGGCGCAGAAAAGTCAGGGCACGCTTCTGCCATCTTCCCAGGGGTGGGCAACATTACCCTCTTGCTGAGATGCTCTTAACCAGCGTAGAAAACTAAAATACCTACATGGCGTCGGCACCGGGCTCTGTGGTGATGGGTTTCATTGCAAAACCCACACTGCCACCTTGCTCCTGGCCCCAGAGATGACCTGAGGCTAAACAGACTCAAACTGCAGCTGGCTGCTTAGCTGGGAGATCATTCGCCTGTGAGGGCCCTTCAAAACCAGAGTGAAAATTCAGGACGTGCTAAATTTGGTAGGAGCAGAGCATCTTTCTGGAAAGCTCCGAGGAAGGGAGGTGGGTGCGAGGGGGAGCACAGGGgatgttttgctttgctgcagcCCAGGCGCAAACTGggcgtggggctgagctgctgtccTGCTCTCCATCACCCCTTCCCCGGCCTCCCACTGCAGCAAAGATCCTCAGAGTCTCCCCAAAACAGCCCCAAATGAGGCCATTCCGGCTCTGGGCTATGGGCTGGACCACAGTGGGCTGGATCCTGTGCTGGGCGTGCTGGAGGTGGCATTGGGAAGAGCCTGTActcactgccagggaggggagaagaaggagAGCGGGTGGGAAAAGGGGTAGACACCAAAGTTAGAGCTTTTAGGCATCTTTCAATTTCTGCACAATGGTGATTTTGAGCAAGGAGCAGTGTCCCACCCTGAATGAGCCCAATCCCCCCTGAGCTGGCTCATTCTGCAGGAACAGaaagctgcagctcagcaggggCTGAAACCCCTCAGAAACTTCACTTTCCCTCACCGATGAGCACCAAAGCTCCTGCCAAACCCCACGCCCCGGCGGGGAGCCCGCCTAAACCCACTGGGAACGGGATCCAGCCACAACCAGGATGGGAACCCACCTGCCCCAGAGGCCGGCGCACACAGAGCATCGTCTCCAAAAGCTTGAAAcaaattcaaaattttatttccaaCGAGTACACAGACCACGTGGGATGGGGATGCGCTACATCACAACGCCGACCTCCCCGTGCTGGCTTTCAGTTAcagccgcccccctccccaaaagccTGGCAGTGGCAGGTTGGCACTGGCAGGACAGACTTGCCCCTGCCACCAGCAACcttggcagaaaaaaaacaaaagtcctTTTCCAGTACTccagaaatttttctttaaaagcctgGGGGTAGAGTTGAATGTCATTTGATACCACGCTGGAAATACAGCATCGGGATGGAGAGATGACTGGTATTTTTGTTGTGAGGGGGGGGAAACGGTCTTGGCAGGCGATCTCTACTTGGCTAACAAAGACATATCTGTGTAAATATAAATACGGGGGTGAAATACCTGGCAGCACACCAATGTCAACACCACTACCAACATAAAATAAAGACCAGCAACGTAAAACACCTTCAATGAGTAGTTTAGGCTAATTCAAaattcctcccccccctcccctacTCTTCATGCAGCTTTTTAAATTCGTTTATTTATTAAGAATTCGAGTTGTAAAATACGCAAGTcgttaaaaaaattattacaaaccACTTCATGACAGCATTTGAGAAGGGTTGGGGTGTGAGCCCTGGGTCAGACCGGCTGTGCTTCACCCTCTGTGACGGTAAATcagtgttaaaaagaaaagacaaacccAGGACGGGGTATTTACATGTCTGCCTTGTAACACCAAGAGTGAAACCAGCTGCAGAGCAAACGACTTCATCCATCCTTCATCCTAAAGCTATGTGAGCTGTAGTAAAAAGATCAAAACAGGGAGGTTAGGGGGGGCTGAAAGCCACCGCGGGAAGGCTGGGACCATCTAGGCTACTCGTGTCATATAAACGTTCCCAGATGCCAAAAGTTTTGAGTCCAGTGTTAGAACAACTGGTCTTCTCTGTAGAAGACTAGAAAAAGAGTATGAAAAGGTAGAAAAACCAAAATGCACTTGTTAACGGGCTAGAAAGATTTGCCAAAAGGTACCCAGAGACTATTGCCCTCTTGAATCCACAGGGATTTTTAAGCTGATACCTGATTCAGAGCTATAGTTGAGTGGGGTCACTACAGACCCCCACAAACCCTTATGTGACACCCACCTAATTTTGTACTCAGATCCCCAAGTTATGATTCCCAAAGTTTCCCAGGAGCGTAGATGAGCGGGGAAAGCCAGGAGGTGTTTAGCAGCGGAAAGGAGAGGCAAGCCACGTCCGCAGAAGTATTAACCCGAGGCGGGGGCAAAAAAGGTGGCATGCGTCCCCCGAAACACTGACGGCGGATGAACCGGACCTGGGAATAATTTCCCAGCCTGACGCGGAGCTCAGGCTGCGTGTAAACAAGGTATCAGGCAACTCCGTGAAGGGGTGGCGCCGCGGCTCCCCAAACTGCTCCCCCTGCCCCTACCCATCGCGGCGGGGCAGCAGCGGGAACGGGGGAGCCAGCGGGTGTGGGAAGGGGCAGAAGCATCCCACCACGGGGCAGCATCCCACCATGGGGCAGCATCCCAGCCCAGACCCAGCGGGGAGGAGATGCTGCCGGGAAGCCAAAAGAGCAGGACAAGAACCAAGCGAGGAGGGCAGAGGCACAGAGGTGtaggagaagaggaaagacccGGAAAGAAGCGGTCAACTTTGATTTTCAGATTTCTAGCTACCCCACGTCGCCTGGGCTGGCACCTACCCTAACGCAGGAGGTATTTCAGGCACATCTAAGGCAGGAGTTGTCTTTGCTTTCGGCATCGCCTCGGTTTCCTCCCTACAGCTTCTCCCACCAGCACGTGGTGTCAAACGATAGAAAAGAAAAGTCTGGAGCGGATGAACAAAGATAAACTCTCATGCACTACCACTGAACGTCGTCACAGGAGTATGAAGCACCAACCACGACACATGATTCACTTTTACTTGCAGAGCCGAAGCTATAACCATATACAAAATGTTAGAAAGTGGGGCTCGCTAGAAACACGGAGCTGCCAGCAcgtggggtgcaggcaggagctgccggcGTCCTCGCTAACCCGCTGCGGGGCCGCTCAACCCCTGTGCTACGCTACCGCCAGAAATTAAAAAGCACAAGACCAAACATTGAGTAACATCATAGTCATCTAACCTGTCGCTATATATCTGAcaacttaaataaaaaataatattttggaaagaaaccaACAATATCATTCCAAGAAGGTTATACACATCCTTAGCAGTTACTTTGCTCAGCACAGCTCTGGTGCTTTAAATATGGAACAATCAAACAATTTTGTGAGCAGAAAAGTGACACAAATTtattctttacatatttttttttctttctaggcaACTCTACAGACTTCAGATCTTTTGCCTTGCAATGCAGATCATCTTATTCCCCCAAAGGTGGCCAGGTTCGTTAAACATGCACATCTCTGTAGCTTCCAGGCTGtgtattttacttatttttgtttaaattctgtgGACTAGCAGGTCGTCCCCGTTCCTAAAAACTCTACATCAGTGTTCAGGGTGGCCTGAGTGCCGGTCAGGCTCCTCAAGGGTTTACAGGATCACGCAGAAGAACTTCTTCTCTCTAAAGGGGTTTTCTGAGGCCGGGACGGGGGTCAATAGAGGGTCCTCCTTGGCGTGGGCTTCGCAGTACGCCATCAGGTCTGCTGCCGCTTTTGACACCTGGAATAAAACGAGCCCTGCGTTAGGGACAGGCTGCGCTGGGGACATCCAACCTGAGAGATCCTGCCGGTGGGGCTGGGCTCgcagcatccccagcccaggGGGTGTGCAACATCATACCAAAGACCCAACAGCACGTCCTCGGCGGGGCTGGTTTTTCACCTCTGGGCTCTAAGCTCGCCTGTCAGCGCGCGCTCCCGTGAGCATCCTTTACATCCTTCTCCCATTCGCATCCTTCACCCGACTTGATCGTAGCCAGGACCGCCTTTAGCAGGCACCGATTCCCTGCCAGCTCTCCCTCCATACCTCAGCGGGGATGCCCACAGCTGCTATAGCAACATTTGCTGCCTGCAGCCAACGACTTGGCTATTTATTCCGGACACGAGCCGCCGGAGCTCGCCCCAGCCCTGAGAGGGGAGGTTTTGCTTGCAAGAACCCAGACACGCTTGCAGCCAGCAGCTGGCCCCGGAGCACCTCTCTCCCCGGCACTGGCTGTCGTCCAAAACCACCTCAGTGGAGAAGACAAATCCTCTGGGCTCTCAAGTGTGAAGCCGATGAGCTTTCGCGTGCCCAGAAGCAGCAATTCCACCGGGGTGGAGCAGAAGCGGTCTGAGCAGAGGGGACATCTCCCAGAAAGGACTGGGCTTATCCATAAGAAAAAAGCTTCAGGACAACGTTGCTTTCAGTGGTTTCCCCGCTAACCTCAAAGCTGCGCGCCAAGCACTGCCCAAAGGACAGTTTTAACAGCAACTGTGACAAACAGCATGGGTTTAACCTGTTCCCAAGAAGGTGAGATGCCTCAGGGACAGTcactccttcccacccccccggcaGGACTCCAGGCGATGCTTCCCGCTGCCTTCCATAGCCAAGCATCTCCTGCTGCCTTCACCCCTGACCATCACTTAGACCAGCATCCTCCATAAACACCACCCTGCCACCGCGTCCCGGCTCCCACAACGTGCTTTtggcagctgctcagcagcagacACCACCTCGCAGCGTCCCCCCGAGCTGACAGCCAACCCCCGAGCCACGCTACCTTTATCCTGTCGATATTGGCCTCCATCTtcagctgctccaccagcttgCGGGCTTGCGCTATGCTAGCAGTGTTGTTGCTAGCCATGGGCGGGCCAGGCACGCTCTCCGGATAAGCTGCGGGCACAAACACATGTTGGGCTgagcacagagctgctcccagtAGCTGAAATCCTCAAAATGATGGGCTGGGGTTGCACGTGTGGAGCTGTTAAGAGCCGAGCCGTGTGAATGAGGGTGTGAGGATGGGAGATGCAGACCTAGGCATTACAGCCAGCATTTAATCCTGGGTTTATACAGGGCCAGGGAGCCGCCAGCCCTTGTGGGTATGCAGGTAGTCACACGCTGCCAGTGGTACCCTCCTGTGCCCTCCCCGTCATCCCCAGAGCACAGGATGCCCTATGAGCTGTGCTTCGGGGACACTGGGACCTTCTA includes:
- the RTRAF gene encoding RNA transcription, translation and transport factor protein, whose amino-acid sequence is MFRRKLSALDYHNPAGFNCRDETEFRNFIVWLEDQKIRHYKIEDRGNLRNIHSDDWPKSFEKYMKDVNCPFKIQERQETVDWLLGLAVRLEYGDNADKYKDSTPDGAKNTDNTAKNAEPLINLDVNNPDFKAGVMALANLLQIQRHDDYLVMLKAIRILVQERLTQDAIAKASQSKEGLPVALEKHILGFDTGDAVLNEAAQILRLLHIEELRELQTKINEAIVAVQAIIADPKTDHRLGKVGR
- the GNG2 gene encoding guanine nucleotide-binding protein G(I)/G(S)/G(O) subunit gamma-2, whose amino-acid sequence is MASNNTASIAQARKLVEQLKMEANIDRIKVSKAAADLMAYCEAHAKEDPLLTPVPASENPFREKKFFCVIL